A part of Aegilops tauschii subsp. strangulata cultivar AL8/78 chromosome 2, Aet v6.0, whole genome shotgun sequence genomic DNA contains:
- the LOC109741247 gene encoding uncharacterized protein: MAAAAGVAGESSGTKTRKLKVAVIHPDLGIGGAERLIVDAACQLAAHGHDVHVFTSHHDRNRCFEETVSGPFPVTVYGDFLPRHVFYRFHAVCAYLRCIFVALCVLLWWPSFDVILVDQVSVVIPLLKLKASSKTIFYCHFPDMLLAQHTTLLRRLYRKPIDMIEEATTGMADLILVNSKFTEATFARTFCGLHARGIEPGVLYPAVSVEQFHEPHDYKLNFLSINRFERKKNLGLAISAFALLRSVVSKQPGDALREASLTVAGGYDKRLKENVEYLEELKRLAATEGVSEHVKFVTSCSSSERNELLSNCLCVLYTPKDEHFGIVPLEAMAAYKPVIACNSGGPVETVVNEATGFLCDPSPIEFSKAMLKFVSDHDLAVRMGKQARDRVVQKFSTKTFGDLLNSYVLNVYHQRME, encoded by the exons atggcggcggcggcaggagtCGCCGGGGAGTCGTCGGGGACGAAGACGAGGAAGCTTAAGGTTGCTGTCATCCACCCCGACCTTGGAATCG GTGGTGCTGAGAGATTGATAGTTGATGCGGCATGTCAGCTTgctgcccatggacacgatgttcACGTTTTCACATCACACCATGACAGAAATCGGTGTTTTGAGGAAACAGTGTCTG GTCCATTCCCAGTTACAGTATATGGAGATTTCCTGCCTCGTCATGTGTTTTACCGCTTTCATGCTGTCTGTGCTTATCTTCGCTGCATTTTTGTTGCCCTCTGCGTGCTACTTTGGTGGCCCTCCTTTGACGTCATATTGGTAGACCAGGTTTCTGTTGTGATCCCACTTCTTAAACTAAAGGCATCATCAAAG ACAATTTTTTATTGTCATTTTCCTGATATGTTGCTTGCACAACATACAACACTTCTTCGGAGGTTGTATCGCAAGCCAATTGACATGATTGAGGAAGCCACGACTG GTATGGCAGATTTGATTCTAGTCAACAGTAAGTTCACCGAGGCAACTTTTGCCAGGACTTTTTGTGGTCTTCATGCTAGAGGAATCGAGCCTGGTGTTCTATATCCAGCGGTCTCCGTTGAGCAGTTTCATGAACCTCATGATTATAA GTTGAATTTCCTCTCAATTAACCGGTTTGAGAGAAAAAAGAATCTTGGTCTAGCCATTTCAGCATTTGCTTTGCTCCGGTCAGTTGTTTCTAAGCAACCTGGTGATGCTCTGCGGGAAGCAAGCTTAACAGTGGCAG GTGGGTACGATAAGCGTCTCAAAGAAAACGTTGAATACCTTGAGGAGCTCAAAAGATTGGCAGCGACTGAAGGTGTTTCTGAACATGTTAAATTCGTGACATCTTGTTCTTCATCTGAAAGAAACGAGCTTCTGTCCAACTGCCTTTGTGTGTTGTACACTCCAAAG GACGAGCATTTTGGCATTGTTCCTCTTGAAGCCATGGCAGCATACAAGCCTGTAATCGCATGCAACAGTGGTGGCCCAGTGGAGACAGTGGTGAACGAAGCGACAGGTTTTCTGTGCGATCCCTCCCCCATCGAATTTTCCAAAGCCATGCTGAAGTTTGTGAGCGATCACGATCTAGCGGTCCGGATGGGCAAGCAAGCACGCGACCGTGTGGTGCAGAAATTCTCGACCAAGACGTTCGGTGACCTCCTGAACAGCTATGTCCTCAATGTCTACCATCAGAGGATGGAGTGA